One part of the Haliotis asinina isolate JCU_RB_2024 chromosome 2, JCU_Hal_asi_v2, whole genome shotgun sequence genome encodes these proteins:
- the LOC137274380 gene encoding uncharacterized protein, which translates to MKLVVFVVLEFMFENSLAAPSDTLGCYGDLCVVGVEYCSEDVHHCEPCSQKQDVCGTANIHIDCHLYCSNLTEEEPSTVHTTVSITGVPTQPHATACLKLTQHAEEEQNKEPTLLFLAAVFGVMLAINLSLFFCGLARHYLKNGRCKQAVIYHL; encoded by the exons ATGAAacttgttgtgtttgttgttctGGAGTTTATGTTTGAAAACAGTTTGGCTGCCCCATCAGACACACTTGGTTGCTATGGAGACTTATGTGTCGTCGGAGTGGAGTACTGCTCTGAGGATGTGCATCACTGCGAACCGTGTAGTCAGAAGCAGGATGTCTGTGGTACGGCCAATATCCACATTGACTGTCATCTCTACTGTTCAA ATTTGACGGAGGAAGAGCCAAGCACAGTTCACACCACCGTTAGCATTACGGGAGTTCCTACTCAGCCTCATGCCACTGCATGTCTGAAGCTGACTCAACATGCTGAAG AGGAGCAGAACAAGGAACCTACACTGCTCTTCCTAGCCGCAGTGTTCGGTGTCATGCTGGCTATAAATCTCAGTCTCTTCTTTTGCGGTCTCGCCAGACATTATCTGAAGAATGGTCGCTGCAAACAAGCAGTG ATTTACCACCTTTAA
- the LOC137274383 gene encoding uncharacterized protein, protein MFTKDIVLWVIITLRVGVAVDTNYFKCYKDFCRRGEQYCVEERQRCYHCADVAHLCNTNELSRECDSYCNRIALEEMIREKDKALSEAKTELHSEQETSAKLNMKVTKLNTKLYQLKESGKSPVFFDSETKRGKSEHEDVVKQNEWLKASLIGVGSACGVLGLVVITLTGVLCSRCSQKEDNPNDGESPLPPVPEKEMLHQLPGQLCPLLQVSGDYVTIGTKSHVATSEDTNIFSAARPKCSHLA, encoded by the exons ATGTTTACTAAGGACATCGTTCTGTGGGTTATCATTACTCTACGCGTGGGTGTTGCTGTCGACACCAACTACTTCAAGTGTTACAAGGACTTTTGTCGTCGTGGAGAGCAGTACTGTGTGGAGGAGAGACAACGATGTTATCACTGCGCTGATGTAGCCCACCTTTGCAACACAAATGAACTCTCGCGAGAGTGCGACAGCTATTGCAACC GAATTGCACTGGAAGAAATGATAAGGGAGAAAGACAAGGCGCTTTCAGAGGCGAAAACAGAACTACATAGTGAGCAAGAAACATCAGCCAAATTGAATATGAAGGTCACAAAATTGAACACGAAGCTGTATCAACTGAAAGAATCAGGAAAATCTCCAGTGTTTTTTGACAGTGAAACTAAAAGAGGCAAGTCTGAGCATGAAG ATGTTGTCAAACAGAATGAGTGGTTGAAGGCCTCCCTCATCGGCGTGGGCTCAGCTTGTGGTGTGTTGGGGTTAGTGGTGATCACCCTCACCGGCGTCCTGTGTTCCAGATGCTCCCAGAAAGAGGATAATCCTAATGACGGTGAATCTCCGCTCCCACCTG TTCCAGAGAAGGAGATGCTACACCAATTGCCGGGTCAACTTTGTCCCCTGTTGCAAGTTTCAGGAGACTATGTAACCATTGGCACGAAGTCTCATGTTGCTACTTCTGAGGACACCAACATCTTCAGTGCAGCAAGACCAAAATGCAGTCATCTTGCATAG
- the LOC137272898 gene encoding uncharacterized protein gives MVHEHVLVVLLCVSAAFGAPLNQNYFRCHLDLCKRGEQYCVEERQRCYHCADSAHLCNTTELTRDCDSYCYRVQLQALVELEANKSAELADRQADLQYEQQKNADLKQTLKDLTSSISRLTNLNKNLNADVTKGENLKTEHKEVVKQLKQSRNNFFIVCTVTGTLGFIVILLAGALCCLYCRDKGHSRLIDITQQGEIKEAKGSDLVPLMDRSNNCPGFTINGDFTVSRLEVQSPDKTIDNDINSTPPPVYQSRIEAKEDIIDITVTDKNDINQRENERTPSVLKNIQPTDSYSGNKDPTDPLNQILITDNRG, from the exons ATGGTACATGAGCACGTATTGGTAGTACTGCTGTGTGTCAGCGCAGCTTTCGGAGCACCTTTGAACCAGAACTACTTCCGGTGTCACCTTGACCTCTGTAAACGAGGAGAACAGTATTGCGTCGAGGAGAGACAACGTTGTTACCACTGCGCAGACTCAGCTCACCTGTGCAATACAACCGAACTCACGCGAGACTGTGACAGCTATTGCTacc GGGTTCAGCTACAAGCGTTGGTGGAACTTGAAGCCAATAAAAGCGCGGAGttggcagacaggcaggcagacctCCAATACGAACAACAAAAGAACGCTGATCTGAAACAGACATTAAAAGATCTGACGAGTAGCATAAGTAGACTTACAAATTTAAACAAGAATCTGAACGCTGATGTTACCAAAGGTGAAAACCTGAAAACAGAACACAAAG AGGTGGTGAAACAACTAAAGCAGAGCAGGAACAACTTCTTCATCGTATGCACAGTGACTGGCACTCTTGGGTTTATTGTCATCCTTTTGGCTGGTGCTCTATGTTGCCTCTATTGTCGGGACAAGGGTCATTCACGCTTAATCGACATAACTCAACAAG GGGAGATTAAAGAAGCCAAGGGTTCCGATCTCGTCCCTTTGATGGACAGATCCAACAACTGTCCTGGCTTTACCATCAATGGTGACTTCACTGTATCGAGACTCGAAGTTCAGTCACCTGACAAAACCATCGACAACGACATCAACAGCACTCCGCCGCCAGTTTACCAGTCACGTATTGAAGCGAAGGAGGACATCATAGACATAACCGTGACAGACAAAAACGACATTAACCAAAGAGAAAATGAGAGAACACCCTCAGTTCTAAAAAATATTCAACCCACTGACAGTTATTCAGGTAACAAAGACCCCACTGATCCGTTGAATCAAATTCTGATCACCGACAACAGAGGCTAA